The DNA window CGAAAGCATAAATAAAATCAGACAAGGAAAAAACCTGATCATCACAACCGGAACTGCCTCAGGAAAGACCTTGTGTTTTAACCTTCCTATTCTTGAAACTCTGGAGAAAGATGGAAAATCGACAGCTTTATATCTTTATCCTCTTAAAGCCCTGACCAATGACCAGTTGAAGGTCTTAAAGGAGATGGAAGGATGTCTGGATTTCAGATTGGAACCTGCCATTTATGACGGTGACACGCCCCAGCAAAGAAGAGCTTCAATCCGGGAAAAATCCAGGATCATCCTTTCTAATCCTTATGAACTGCACCAGGTGCTCCCCTATCATTACAAATGGGAGAATTTTTTCAAAAATCTGAAATTTGTAGTCATAGACGAAACTCACAGGTATAAAGGGGTGATGGGTTCTAATGTTGCCCTTCTGATCCGCCGGTTTCTTTCAATTTGCCGGATTTACGGCACCTCCCCCAAATTCATCCTTTCCTCTGCTTCTATTGCCAACCCGGCTGAGTTCGCCGAGAGATTGACTTCCAAGAACTTTGAAGTTATAACTGGGGACGGCTCTCCCAGAGGAAGAAAATTTTTCGTTTTCTGGGACTCTACCAAATATAAGGAAAGCTCAGTCCACGTGCAGACCAAGAACATATTGGTCCACACTGTAAAAAATAACCTTCAGACCCTATGCTTTGTGGTCTCCCGAAGACTTTCCGAGCTTATCAGCTTCTGGATAAAAAATGAATTCCCTAAGCTGAGAATCTCGTCTTACCGGGCAGGTTATCTTCCTTCAGAAAGAAGGGAAATAGAAAGAAAATTAAGGCAAAAGGAACTTGATGGAGTTGTTTCCACCACTGCTCTGGAATTAGGGATTGATATCGGAGGACTCGACTCAGTAATCATCTCAGGTTATCCCGGCACGATTGCCTCTTTTTTCCAGCAGGCAGGCAGAGCTGGAAGAAAAAACCAGGACTCCTTAGTTTTCTTTGTTGGATTTGAAGACGCGCTGGACCAGTACCTTTTAAAGCATCCAGAAGTTCTGCTGTCAGGGAATTTCGAGAATGCCGTAATCGATTTATCCAACCCCTATATCCTGAGCGGACACCTGTTGTGTGCTACATCTGAGTTTCCTTTGAAAAAAGAAAACTACAGATTTTTAGGAGAAGAGACCGAGGAGATTTTAAATTCGCTGCAGAAGGAAAACCTGGTCAGAAAAACTCCGCGGGGTTTTATCTATTGCGGAAAGGAAAGACCCCAGCAGGTGGTTTCGCTGAATAATATCTCCAGCCAGTTGGTCAAGGTGGTATGGGAAAACCAGATTCTGGAGACTCTGGACCTGCAGAGAGCCTATGCGGAGGCTCATACCGGCGCGGTTTTGATTCATCAAGGGGAAAGTTACATAGTGGAGGAGCTGGACCTGAAAAACCTGAAGGCTAAAGTTAAGAAGGAGGTAGTGGATTATTATACAGAGACTGTGGATATTGATGAGGTGAAGATAATTCAGGAAGAGGAAAGAAAACCGTATCGAGATTTTGCCCTGTTTCTGGGTAGGGTGGAGGTGAAGGATAAATATGTTGGGTACAAGATAAAAAAGTATGAACAGGTGGTAAATTTTATCCCTCTTGATTTGCCTCCAGTTGTTTTTCAGACTGTAGGGTTATGGTTTGATTTGCCGGTTCACCTGAGAAATGAGTTGGAATTCAGGGGTCTGGATTTTGCAGGAGGGATGCACGCGGTTGAGCATGCCATGATTGCTATGTCCCCCCTGCTGGCGATGTGCGACCGCAACGACATTGGCGGGGTCTCTTATCCCTTTTTCCCGGAACTGGGAAAGGCTTTCATTTTCATCTATGATGGATACGAGGGCGGTATCGGAATCTCGGAGAAATTGTATGAGACTTTTAAGGCTTTAGTGCAGATGACCTATAATCTGATCAAGGATTGCGAATGCGAGGAAGGATGCCCTGCCTGTATTCTTTCTTCCAAATGTGGCAATAATAACCGGCCCATGGACAAAACTGCTGCTCTTTATATCCTGGAAAATATGCTTAACTCAATGTCGAATACCGAATGACGGATGACGAATAAATGCAAAGGAAGTCGTAGGTCGGGTTGCAATAGCCACCCGACAATACGAATTTTTTTCTTTTGCGAAATTTTTATATTTTGTCGGGCAGTCTCCGACAGCCCGACCTACAAAGCAAAAAGAGACGCATGCTATGCGTCTCTACACACTGTTCCACTGTTTTGAAGTATTTAAAATAAAGTTTTTTGGAGTTATAACCCGCGGACGAAATTTTTCTCTTTAGAGGGAGGCTCTTCGACAACTTCGCCTTTCTTAGGCTTGAGCTTGAGTGCTCTGGCAATTGCTCTTTCAAGGTTTTCCCTTTTTATGGGCTTGGAAAGAACCACTTCTACTCCTAAGTCTTTTGCCTCTTTGGTTAATATCTGATCTCCCCATCCCGTCACAAGAATAACCGGTGTTTTGGGACTTATCTCTTTTGCTTCACCTGCGAAATCCCAGCCAGTCATCCCGGATATGCCCAAGTCGGTGATTATCACATCATACTTCTCAATCTTCAAAAAGGAAATACCTTCAGTCCCGCTGCAGCCGACCTTGACCTCATAGCCTTCCTCGGAAAGCATTTCCAGCAAGACCCCCTGAAGGTCTTCGTCATCTTCAATCAGAAGCACCCTGACTTTTCCCGCAGGCAACTCGATCTTGGAGGTGTCCTCCTTATCCTTAACTTTGGAAAAAGGCAATTTGATAACAAA is part of the Candidatus Zixiibacteriota bacterium genome and encodes:
- a CDS encoding DEAD/DEAH box helicase, which gives rise to ESINKIRQGKNLIITTGTASGKTLCFNLPILETLEKDGKSTALYLYPLKALTNDQLKVLKEMEGCLDFRLEPAIYDGDTPQQRRASIREKSRIILSNPYELHQVLPYHYKWENFFKNLKFVVIDETHRYKGVMGSNVALLIRRFLSICRIYGTSPKFILSSASIANPAEFAERLTSKNFEVITGDGSPRGRKFFVFWDSTKYKESSVHVQTKNILVHTVKNNLQTLCFVVSRRLSELISFWIKNEFPKLRISSYRAGYLPSERREIERKLRQKELDGVVSTTALELGIDIGGLDSVIISGYPGTIASFFQQAGRAGRKNQDSLVFFVGFEDALDQYLLKHPEVLLSGNFENAVIDLSNPYILSGHLLCATSEFPLKKENYRFLGEETEEILNSLQKENLVRKTPRGFIYCGKERPQQVVSLNNISSQLVKVVWENQILETLDLQRAYAEAHTGAVLIHQGESYIVEELDLKNLKAKVKKEVVDYYTETVDIDEVKIIQEEERKPYRDFALFLGRVEVKDKYVGYKIKKYEQVVNFIPLDLPPVVFQTVGLWFDLPVHLRNELEFRGLDFAGGMHAVEHAMIAMSPLLAMCDRNDIGGVSYPFFPELGKAFIFIYDGYEGGIGISEKLYETFKALVQMTYNLIKDCECEEGCPACILSSKCGNNNRPMDKTAALYILENMLNSMSNTE